The following are from one region of the Mixophyes fleayi isolate aMixFle1 chromosome 7, aMixFle1.hap1, whole genome shotgun sequence genome:
- the LOC142097656 gene encoding transmembrane protein 180-like, which yields MMSSLGIHMPALAYTMTTLGSGMMNSIFNFYYVKLFLNRYKISEGAFNQAQIVFMIWNAINDPLFGFIQDNSKIGFCSIRRHSILYGAPFYALAFLLPWFPWKDYSEGDWLSGIHLMVALCIYDGMLTFVLLAQCALFAELSTKHESRLQLIKYNQVASLLGSSSILFCGLVSDNMENFASFQTFTVFVAVLSTVCMCYTGVFSVSQYEHREKSVESSSRSENGFSWASVLTLTKQILSQKNFLLFVSMNFFQVFHGTFGSNFMMIFADNLIPKDALPSIVRSIMYGSGFILPQLLVLMSHSLLSRIGYYKVILYVFYLEALLAVVMLLLGPAHYYVLAVFLIINMVLVHASFSLFNLPLSDIVDADLEKYKRKSPLSSMVFGTNALFTKPAQSLAPMLVVAILNQYGYEHLTNKAGEPDPSLFLGLHDAMFCLACFIPLCIAVIQIILWTPYSIRTSHVTSTD from the exons TAATCAAGCGCAG ATTGTGTTCATGATCTGGAATGCCATCAACGACCCGTTATTTGGTTTCATACAAGATAACTCGAAGATTGGATTCTGCTCCATTCGTCGCCATTCTATATTGTACGGAGCGCCGTTTTATGCCTTGGCATTCTTGTTACCTTGGTTTCCCTGGAAAGATTACTCGGAGGGCGATTGGCTTAGTGGTATCCATCTCATGGTGGCACTCTGTATATATGATGGCATGCTTACCTTTGTTCTGCTTGCCCAGTGTGCACTGTTTGCTGAGCTTTCAACCAAGCACGAAAGCCGCCTTCAGCTCATTAAGTACAATCAAGTGGCTTCATTGTTGGGCTCGTCAAGCATCCTGTTCTGTGGACTCGTGTCTGACAACATGGAAAACTTTGCCAGCTTTCAGACATTCACCGTGTTTGTGGCAGTTCTGTCCACCGTGTGCATGTGTTACACTGGTGTGTTTAGCGTAAGTCAGTATGAGCATCGGGAGAAGTCTGTAGAGAGCAGCAGTCGATCGGAGAACGGTTTCTCCTGGGCCTCTGTGCTGACGCTCACCAAACAGATCCTCTCTCAAAAGAACTTCCTGCTCTTTGTGTCTATGAACTTCTTCCAAGTCTTTCATGGCACTTTCGGCAGCAACTTTATGATGATTTTCGCTGATAACCTCATCCCCAAAGACGCACTTCCTTCCATTGTAAGAAGCATCATGTACGGATCTGGTTTTATATTACCTCAG CTCCTTGTACTGATGAGTCACTCTTTATTGTCAAGAATCGGGTACTACAAGGTAATCTTGTATGTATTCTACTTGGAAGCTCTCTTAGCCGTTGTGATGTTGTTGCTGGGGCCTGCGCATTACTATGTACTGGCTGTGTTTCTCATCATTAACAT GGTCTTAGTGCATGCATCATTTAGCTTATTTAATCTGCCACTATCTGATATTGTGGATGCTGATTTGGAAAAGTACAAGCGCAA GTCTCCACTGTCCTCCATGGTTTTTGGAACAAATGCACTCTTCACAAAGCCTGCTCAGTCCCTGGCACCTATGTTAGTTGTCGCTATACTTAATCAGTATGGATATGAACACTTAACCAACAAGGCTGGTGAGCCAGATCCCAG ctTATTTTTAGGCCTCCATGACGCTATGTTCTGTTTGGCGTGTTTCATTCCGCTCTGTATAGCCGTCATACAGATTATTTTATGGACACCGTATTCTATCCGGACCAGCCATGTAACCAGTACAGATTGA